In the Nymphalis io chromosome 2, ilAglIoxx1.1, whole genome shotgun sequence genome, one interval contains:
- the LOC126777616 gene encoding deoxynucleotidyltransferase terminal-interacting protein 2, which translates to MDFIIDTVGDDELQQKTELLDKKDKLFIETDKKIEAILDLFEKTKQDLDAEQAADEEVQNKLKGLKIDNQFDEFYDEMGWTHMVALRQKNKKQLFRFEQLDKETGKLKSNLGGVDVEKEMKKSVFQPGIEKAHRLPKYNVSEKRLKAMRKREREKTKGPGWFNMKAPEISEELKNDLQVLKMRSALDPKHFYKKNDMEVLPKYFQVGRIMDSAVDHVNERLTRKQRKRTMVDELLADAEFQKYNKKKYKEIIDEKRKTEYKTFMKDKRQKNKAALKSNKLKAKNTSK; encoded by the exons atggatTTCATCATAGACACTGTAGGCGATGATGAGCTTCAGCAAAAAACAGAATTACTTGACAAGAAAGATAAACTTTTTATAG aaACAGACAAGAAAATCGAAgctattttagatttatttgagAAAACAAAGCAAGATTTAGATGCGGAGCAAGCTGCCGATGAAGaagttcaaaataaattaaaaggttTAAAAATAGATAACCAATTTGACGAATTTTACGACGAAATGGGCTGGACACACATGGTAGCGTTGAGgcaaaagaataaaaaacaattgtttcgCTTTGAACAGTTAGATAAAGAAACTGGCAAGCTGAAATCCAATCTTGGTGGTGTTGATGttgaaaaagaaatgaaaaaatcAGTTTTTCAACCGGGAATAGAGAAAGCGCACAGATTACCAAAATACAATGTCAGTGAGAAAAGATTAAAGGCTATGCGCAAG AGAGAAAGAGAAAAAACAAAAGGACCTGGATGGTTTAATATGAAAGCTCCAGAAATAAGTGAAGAACTCAAGAATGACCTTCAAGTACTAAAGATGAGATCTGCATTGGACCCCAAAcacttttataaaaagaatgaTATGGAAGTACTACCTAAGTATTTCCAG GTTGGTCGGATAATGGACTCCGCAGTGGATCATGTAAATGAAAGATTAACAAGAAAACAAAGAAAACGAACCATGGTAGATGAGCTTCTGGCAGATGCTGAGTTCCAGAAGTACAATAAAAAGAAGTATAAGGAAATTATAGATGAAAAGAGAAAAACTGAATATAAAACCTTCATGAAGGATAAAAGACAGAAAAATAAAGCagctttaaaaagtaataaattaaaagcaaaaaatacgtctaaataa
- the LOC126777642 gene encoding estradiol 17-beta-dehydrogenase 8, whose protein sequence is MVKGLVSGRLALVTGAGSGIGRAACQVLSREGATVIAADRNYDAALETIKKYTALASGLNATGDHTAMELDVSDLKSVQNLLQAIISEYKTPPRIVVNSAGITRDNWLLKLSEEDYDSVLNVNLKGTFLVMQTFAKAMTEASIAGSIINISSIVGKYGNIGQSNYSASKAGVVAMTQTAAKELGKFNVRVNAILPGFIDTPIVKTVPDKVMQNMLKLVPLGRLGEPSEVAEVISFLSSDKSSFISGAAIDVTGGF, encoded by the exons ATGGTCAAGGGTCTAGTGTCTGGAAGACTCGCGCTAGTCACAG GTGCTGGCTCTGGTATTGGTCGAGCTGCTTGTCAAGTGCTATCTAGAGAGGGTGCTACAGTTATAGCTGCCGATAGAAACTATGATGCAGCATTGGAAACTATTAAGAAATATACTGCATTGGCGTCTGGTTTAAatg CAACCGGAGACCATACTGCTATGGAATTAGATGTATCAGATCTAAAATCTGTTCAGAACCTATTACAAGCTATTATAAGTGAATACAAGACACCGCCGAGAATAGTTGTAAACTCAGCGGGGATAACAAGAGATAACTGGCTGCTGAAACTCTCGGAGGAAGACTATGATAGTGTACTAAATGTTAACTTAAAG GGAACTTTTCTTGTAATGCAGACATTTGCGAAGGCAATGACAGAGGCTTCAATAGCAGGGTcaatcataaatatatcaagTATAGTTGGAAAATATGGAAACATag GTCAATCTAACTATTCAGCAAGTAAAGCTGGGGTTGTTGCCATGACACAAACCGCTGCAAAAGAGCTAGGAAAGTTTAATGTAAG agtAAATGCGATCCTGCCGGGATTTATAGATACTCCAATTGTTAAAACGGTACCAGATAAAGTTATGCAGAATATGCTAAAACTCGTGCCTTTAGGGAGACTCGGTGAACCTTCTG AGGTTGCTGAGGTGATTTCATTCTTAAGTTCAGATAAAAGTTCTTTTATAAGCGGTGCAGCGATAGATGTCACTGGTGGTttctaa
- the LOC126777728 gene encoding uncharacterized protein LOC126777728 yields the protein MFLSSISKTVVFVFSLALASNIVYKFYHKKRKKDTPDINEVIMFCNVVSPLKHSKYSRSKISHNCDRLLHYINSPRYSVDVCMYVLTNQDIINILLKLHIRGIKVRLILDADMAFASGTGIKRFDKLGIPVRWMKSTHIMHHKFCLIDTLHLDVENEDCTPLMIIGSLNWTNQAVTGNWEDVIVTSQKDLIRQYQSEFEKLWLQFKPIVDSRLNKF from the coding sequence ATGTTTTTAAGCAGTATTAGCAAGACTGTGGTATTTGTTTTTTCACTAGCTTTAGCTTCTAATATAGTCTACAAATTTTATCACAAAAAGAGGAAGAAGGATACACCTGATATAAATGAAGTTATTATGTTTTGTAACGTCGTCTCACCTTTAAAACATAGCAAGTATTCACGAAGTAAGATATCACACAATTGCGATCGTTTGTTACACTACATAAACTCTCCTCGATACAGTGTAGATGTTTGCATGTATGTCTTGACAAATCaagacattataaatattcttttgaaACTGCATATTCGTGGAATTAAAGTTCGTTTGATATTGGATGCCGATATGGCATTTGCAAGTGGTACAGGAATAAAACGATTCGATAAACTTGGAATACCAGTCCGTTGGATGAAGTCGACTCATATAATGCACCACAAGTTCTGTTTGATTGACACATTGCATCTAGATGTTGAAAACGAAGATTGTACCCCATTGATGATTATAGGTTCATTAAATTGGACAAACCAAGCTGTGACTGGCAACTGGGAGGACGTAATAGTGACTTCACAGAAAGACTTAATTAGACAATATCAGAGTGAATTTGAGAAATTGTGGTTACAATTTAAGCCAATTGTAGATagtagattaaataaattttaa